A window of Hymenobacter siberiensis genomic DNA:
ACTCGCTGGTCATCCAGTAGGAATTGGCCGTAATCCAGAATACGATGGCCAGGTTGTGAGCCAGCTCCGAGGCGTAGGCGCGGGTGCGCCAGGCAATGACCAGGGCAATGCCCAGCGTGGGCACCACCATGAGCAGGCCCAGCGGCCGCCACACCATGCACCAGGCAATATCCTTCAGCAGCCAGAACAGGATGTGCGTGTTTTCCATCTTCCGGTACGCGGCCGGGATGGCGTATACTTCGGGGGCGGCGGCAGTTTCGGGGACGGCCATGGGGCGGGCAAAAGCCCAAAAATAAGGCCGGCGCTACTTCCCTGGTGCGGCAATGCCCAGCGCCCGCAGCTGCGGCGCGTATTTTTCGTAAATCACCTGCAAATCGGCGTTGTGCTTCCCGGCATCTACCCCAATGCTCACGTTGCGGGCGTGGAAGCGGTGCAGGTGGCTGATGTGCGGGCACACCACCGGCAGCTGCCCGGCCAGCAGGAAGCGCACGTAAAGGTCGAGGTCCTCGGCCATGGCCAGCTCGCCGTCGTAGCCGCCCACCTCGTCTACAAAAGCCCGGCTGTAGCACACGTTGCCCTGGATGAAATGCTCGGCCCGGAAAATGGCTTGCAGCATGGCCGTGGGCGTTTCAAACTGCCAGGCGTAGTAGTCCTCGTGGGGCAGGTAGCGGCCGGATTCATCCACGCGCAGGAAATCGGCCACGAGCCATGGCCGGTCGGGGTGGGCCTGAATGTGGGCGGCGTAGTGGTACAGGGTGCGCTGGAGCATGATGTCGTCGTCATCGAGGGGCACAACCCAGGCATCGGGCGCGGCTTCCCGGATGAGGGCGTTGCGGGCCGCGCCGGCCAGCTGGCGGCTGGGCGAGTGCCAGTGGCGCAGCGGCGGGCCGGGCTGGGCGGCGGCCTCGCGCAGGTAGGCGGCCGTGCCATCGCGCGAGCCGCTGTCGTAAATCAGGTGTTCGAAGGAGAAGTTGAGCGGGGCGCTGATGTTGGCGCGTACGCTGGCCACGGCCTCGGGCAATAGCTCCCGGCGCTGGTGGGTGGGGGTGATGACGGTAAAATGCATAGGCAGGGTGTTCGTCGGGAAAGCCAAAAAAGTTGTCGTTTAGGCCTGTTGGGGTGCAGCGCCCGCCTGCCCAGCCGAACCGTGCGGCCCTGAACCCGCCGAATGCCCGGCACTTGGTTACTTTGCCGGCACATGCAACAATCGGCCATTTTTAACTGGAGCGGGGGCAAAGACTCGGCGCTCGCGCTCTACAAAACGCTGCAAAGCGGGCACTACGCGGTGCAAACGCTGCTCACCACCATCAGCGAGCCTTACCAGCGCATTTCCATGCACGGCGTACGCACGGCCCTGCTCGACCGGCAGACGGCCGCCCTCGGGCTGCCTTGCCGCAAGCTTCAGCTGCCCGAAACCCCCACCATGGCTGCCTACGAGCAGCTGATGGCCAGTACTATGCACGAGCTCCAAAGTGCCGGGGCCACGGCCTCCATCTTCGGCGATATTTTCCTGGAAGACCTGCGGCAGTACCGCGAAACTAAGCTAGCCGAGCTGGGCATGCAGGCCGTTTTTCCGCTCTGGGGCGTGCCCACGGGCGAGCTTATCCGCGAGTTTATCGGCCTGGGCTTCAAAACCATCACCACCTGCGTCAACGAGAAATTCCTGGACCAGCGCTTCGTGGGCCGCATCATTGACGAGGAATTCCTGCGCGACCTGCCCGCCAATGTGGACCCCTGCGGCGAAAACGGCGAATTCCACACCTTCGTGTTCGATGGCCCGCTGTTCAGCCAGCCCATTCCCTTCGAGAAGGGCGAAATCGTGTACCGCAAATACCTCGCGCCCGCGCCCCAGCCTACCGACGCGGCCGACTACGACTGCGCCCCCGCCGCCTCCGACCCTAGCCCGTTCGATACCGGCTTCTGGTACTGCGATTTAATTTAGCCGGCGGCTGTGCCCGGGGCTGCGGCACCGGCCGCATCCAGGGTGCGGCTCAGGGCCAGGGCCTGCTGCACGATGCTGGCCGGGTAGCCCGCCCGGGCCAGCAGCCGGATAGCGTTGCGGGTGGTGAGCGGGCCGGGCTTGAGCTCGTAGTCGAAGTACCAGTCGGCCTCGGTCACGGTTTCGGAGAAGTGGTATTCGGTGAAAGCCGGGGCCAGGAGTGCGCCCAGCTCGCCGTCGTGCGTGGAGGCCACCACCAGGCTGCGCGATTGCAGGTGCGCCAGCACCGCCTGCGTGGCCGCAATGCGCTCCACGGTATTGGTGCCCTTAAACAGCTCATCGAGAATAAACAGGTAGCCCTCGGCTTCGGTCTGCTGAATAAAGCCCAGCACGGCCTCGGCCTCGGCGAAATAATAGCTCTTGCCCTCGGGTAGGTTATCGGCCAGGTTGATGCTGGATACTACCCGCCGGAATGGGGCCGCGTAGGCCGCCGCCGGACAGGTAGCAATGGTTTGGGCCAGCAGGGTATTGAGGCCGATGGTACGCATAAAGGTGGTTTTGCCCGACATATTGGAGCCTGTGAGCAGGATGCTGGCCTCGGTTACGGCCAGGTCGTTGGGCACGCAGCCGGGCACCAGCGGGTTGTAGGCCGCCGTGAGGTGCAGGCCGGTTTCTTCCGTTGAAAAAACCGGGGCGCAGTGTGCGTATCTCGCTCGAAACCCGGCTACTGCTACCGCGCAATCGGCGTAGCCCACTGCCTCATACACGGCCCGGATGGCCTCGGCGTGCTGCATCACGTCGCGCCGGCAGCGGTGGTATACGATGAAATCGAGCAGCAGCACAATCTTCACGTATTGCAGTATCAGCCACGGCAGGGCCGCCAGGTCGGACTGCAGCTGGCCCTCAAACTGTAAAAAAGCTGCCTTACTCACAATGGAGCTCAGCCGGCCCAGCGGCGCGGCCAGCCCAGCCAGGGGCTCCAGGGGCAGGCTCAGGCGGCCCAGGTCGCGCCCGGCGCGGTAGAGGCTGCCCAATTGCAGCATGGGCCGCACGCCGGCCACCACCCGCGTCCGGTTCCAGAAATGCAGCAGCGTGTGCACCAGCAGCTGTCCCGCCGTGAGCAGCCACAGCGCCGGCTCCCAAAAGCCGCCCACGGCCGTGGCCAGCAGCAGCAGTACCAGCGCCGGGGCG
This region includes:
- a CDS encoding glycosyltransferase family 2 protein; the protein is MHFTVITPTHQRRELLPEAVASVRANISAPLNFSFEHLIYDSGSRDGTAAYLREAAAQPGPPLRHWHSPSRQLAGAARNALIREAAPDAWVVPLDDDDIMLQRTLYHYAAHIQAHPDRPWLVADFLRVDESGRYLPHEDYYAWQFETPTAMLQAIFRAEHFIQGNVCYSRAFVDEVGGYDGELAMAEDLDLYVRFLLAGQLPVVCPHISHLHRFHARNVSIGVDAGKHNADLQVIYEKYAPQLRALGIAAPGK
- a CDS encoding Dph6-related ATP pyrophosphatase, with the protein product MQQSAIFNWSGGKDSALALYKTLQSGHYAVQTLLTTISEPYQRISMHGVRTALLDRQTAALGLPCRKLQLPETPTMAAYEQLMASTMHELQSAGATASIFGDIFLEDLRQYRETKLAELGMQAVFPLWGVPTGELIREFIGLGFKTITTCVNEKFLDQRFVGRIIDEEFLRDLPANVDPCGENGEFHTFVFDGPLFSQPIPFEKGEIVYRKYLAPAPQPTDAADYDCAPAASDPSPFDTGFWYCDLI
- a CDS encoding MutS-related protein; amino-acid sequence: MWTSTSERLAALDAEWRQPPARFRNFPLIARYHAAVQAEPAYHRLDQQTWTDLNGDELFTLLDGTVSRVGQQCLYHRLRSPLADATALREFDKAATFFATQTPERGRAQLALSRLASTEAYYLTDLLAGDALPELSWTATAPALVLLLLATAVGGFWEPALWLLTAGQLLVHTLLHFWNRTRVVAGVRPMLQLGSLYRAGRDLGRLSLPLEPLAGLAAPLGRLSSIVSKAAFLQFEGQLQSDLAALPWLILQYVKIVLLLDFIVYHRCRRDVMQHAEAIRAVYEAVGYADCAVAVAGFRARYAHCAPVFSTEETGLHLTAAYNPLVPGCVPNDLAVTEASILLTGSNMSGKTTFMRTIGLNTLLAQTIATCPAAAYAAPFRRVVSSINLADNLPEGKSYYFAEAEAVLGFIQQTEAEGYLFILDELFKGTNTVERIAATQAVLAHLQSRSLVVASTHDGELGALLAPAFTEYHFSETVTEADWYFDYELKPGPLTTRNAIRLLARAGYPASIVQQALALSRTLDAAGAAAPGTAAG